The following nucleotide sequence is from Streptomyces sp. NBC_00237.
CCGGACAGGCGCTCGAACAGGCGAAGTCCCTCCGGCAGCACGCCGATCCGCGACTTCACCTGCACCGGGTCGGCCCACACGTCGTGGCCGCCGATGTGCACGGTGCCCTGGTCGGGGCGCAGAAGCCCCGTCACCATCGACAGCGTGGTGGTCTTGCCCGCCCCGTTCGGGCCGACCAGGCCGATGAACTTCCCGGCCGGTAGTTCCAGATCGATTCCGGCGACGGCGATCTGCTCGCCGAACCGCTTCCACAATCCCTGAACACGTACAGCGGCGGGCGGCGCAGGTCGCGCTCCGCCCGCCTTGTCGAATGCCTGGTCAGGCATGTCGTCTGCCTTTCGTGGGTCCCCGTGATACGGGGCCCACCCTATGTTCGAGCGCGCCCCCGTGCAGCTGCTGCCTCACGCCCGCAGGCGTACGCGAGAGGGCTGATCAGCTCTTCCGCGTCCGGCAGCCACCGGTTCGCGGGAGTGGGGCGGCGCGCCCACTGCACGGCGCCCATCGCGCCCATCCGGGTCGGCGGGGCCGCCACGTAGTCGCCCTCGCCGCGCGCGATCAGGTCGAGCGCGCTGGGCGCCCAGCCCAACTTCCGTACCAGATCGGGAATCTTGGCCCCCGCGCCCGGCAGCACGAAGAACAGCAGGCGCCGGTCAGGGGTGTTGGTGACGGGACCGAGGGTGAGCTCCATGCGCTCCATGCGGGCGAGCGCCAGGAAACCGGCCGTCTCCGGCACGTCGATGGCGTCGAAGGTGCGCCCGGTGGGCAGCAGGATCGAGGACTTCGGGTTCTTCTGCCACATCCTGCGCGCGGCGACGGCGCTGCCCGTCGCCTGTGTCGCCCAGTCGTTCTTCGCCGCGTGCGCACCGGGGGCGGCGCACGCCACGTCCCCGCACGTGCAGCGCTCCACCCCCTCTTCGGCCTCCAGCCAGGTGCCGGGGACCACGTCCCAGTGCCGTTCTTCCGCGTACCGCACGGCGCTGTCGAGCAGTTGATCGCCGCGCTGCTGGGGGATCTGGGCTGCGTCCGTGACGTCCGTGACTCCGATGGTCTCTTCCACGAACAGCTCAACTCCAGCCACCACCTGTGGTTACGGGCGCGCGCGACCGGGAGATGGAGCATCGATCCTGCATACGGGGCGCATGGGTGCACGGGCGGGGGCGCGCAGGTGGCTGCGGTGCGGGGAGCGGGCAACCACAGAAGTGGAGGCGAGGAGGTACCGGAAATACCTCCGGCTTCCGGCATCTCCACGTATGACCTGCATTCTTTGCATATACACCGGGCAGTGATCTCCGCACGAATTCAGAGGAATTCACGAGGACTTCATCAGCGCCCGCACCAGGGGGTACACATGGCAGCCAGGCCGCTCGTCGCCCGCCAGCCGAACGAACGACTCCAGGCGCTCATCCAGGAAGCCGGATGCTCCAACGCAGGGCTGGCCCGACGGGTCAACATGTGCGGCGCGGAGCACGGACTCGATCTCCGTTACGACAAGACCTCAGTGGCCCGGTGGCTGCGCGGCCAGCAGCCCCGTGGGCGGGCCCCCGGGATCATCGCCGAGGCCCTCGGCCGCAAGCTGGGGCGCACCGTCACCATCGACGAGATCGGCATGGCCAACGGCAAGAACCTGGCGTCCGGCATCGGGCTCCAGTTCTCGCCGACCGTACTGGGGGCCATCGAGCAGGTCTGCGAGCTGTGGCGCAGCGACGTGGGGCGCCGCGACTTCCTGTCCGGGTCGTCGGTGGCGGCCTCCGCCCTGGTGGAGCCCAGCAGGGACTGGCTGATCACGGGTGCGGACCACCAGGTGGCGCGCACGGCGGGGTCGCGGGTGGGGCCCAGCGACGTGGAGGCGGTGCGGGCGACGACGGAGGCGCTGACCGCGCTGGACCACAGGTTCGGCAGCGGGCACGTGCGGCCGATCGTCGTGCACTACCTGAACAGTGTGGTGTCCGGGCTGCTGTCGGGTTCGTACCGGGAGGCGGTGGGGCGGGAACTCTTCGCCGCCGTCGCACGGTTGACGGAGCTTGCCGGATACATGGCGGTCGACACCGGCCAACCGGGGCTGGCGCAGCGGTACTACATCCAGGCGCTGCGGCTCGCCCAGGCGGCGGGGGACAGGGGCTACGGCGGCTACGTGCTGGCCGCCTCCATGAGTCACCTGGCGGCGCAGCTCGGGAACCCCCGCGAGATCGCGCAGTTGGCGCGGGCGGCGCAGGAAGGCGCGCGGGGGAGGGTCACCCCGCGTGCGGAGGCGATGTTCTACGCGGCGGAGGCGCGGGGGCACGCCCTGCTGGGGGACGAGCGCACCTGCGGCTCCGTGTCGGCGAAGGCGCAGTCCGCGATGGAGAGGGCGCACGACGCGGGGGACTCCGGGGACGACCCGGTGTGGATCTCGCACTTCGACCAGGCTTACCTGGCCGATGAGTTGGCGCACTGCCACCGCGACCTGGGGCAGGCGGACGCGGCGGCGCGCAGGGCGAACGAGAGCCTGTCCGGGCACCCCGACAGCAGGGTGCGCAGGCGCGCCATCGGCCTCGTGCTCCTGGCGACCGCACAGGTGCAGCAGCGGGAGGTGGAGCAGGCGT
It contains:
- a CDS encoding bifunctional DNA primase/polymerase, yielding MFVEETIGVTDVTDAAQIPQQRGDQLLDSAVRYAEERHWDVVPGTWLEAEEGVERCTCGDVACAAPGAHAAKNDWATQATGSAVAARRMWQKNPKSSILLPTGRTFDAIDVPETAGFLALARMERMELTLGPVTNTPDRRLLFFVLPGAGAKIPDLVRKLGWAPSALDLIARGEGDYVAAPPTRMGAMGAVQWARRPTPANRWLPDAEELISPLAYACGREAAAARGRART
- a CDS encoding transcriptional regulator encodes the protein MAARPLVARQPNERLQALIQEAGCSNAGLARRVNMCGAEHGLDLRYDKTSVARWLRGQQPRGRAPGIIAEALGRKLGRTVTIDEIGMANGKNLASGIGLQFSPTVLGAIEQVCELWRSDVGRRDFLSGSSVAASALVEPSRDWLITGADHQVARTAGSRVGPSDVEAVRATTEALTALDHRFGSGHVRPIVVHYLNSVVSGLLSGSYREAVGRELFAAVARLTELAGYMAVDTGQPGLAQRYYIQALRLAQAAGDRGYGGYVLAASMSHLAAQLGNPREIAQLARAAQEGARGRVTPRAEAMFYAAEARGHALLGDERTCGSVSAKAQSAMERAHDAGDSGDDPVWISHFDQAYLADELAHCHRDLGQADAAARRANESLSGHPDSRVRRRAIGLVLLATAQVQQREVEQACHTGTRAVELLSTLRSNRGAEYLEDFQQRLAPYRDEPAVREFGARMEIQAA